The Pyrodictium delaneyi genome contains a region encoding:
- a CDS encoding Kae1-associated kinase Bud32, whose amino-acid sequence MEARQRGGTVALEGLEELGEPQYKGAEAYVYIVEWLGKKAVLKLRVPKTYRHYLLDKRLRWRRTINEARTVLAALELGVNAPAIYYVNPVAGVIVMEYIDAPSLYEIIEAKPEAAKEYARRLGEAVGILHETGISHGDLTTSNVLVKDGEVYLIDFGLASLKSSEREQAVDVHLYMRSLESTHPEHVDSLLEAFLEGYSSTRGSSWTEKIMQLVREIRLMGRYREERRTAWRQEE is encoded by the coding sequence TTGGAGGCTCGACAGCGTGGAGGTACCGTGGCGCTAGAGGGCCTCGAAGAGCTAGGCGAGCCTCAGTACAAGGGCGCGGAAGCCTACGTCTACATAGTGGAGTGGCTAGGCAAGAAAGCTGTACTCAAGCTACGAGTACCCAAGACATACCGCCACTATCTTCTGGACAAGAGGCTCCGATGGCGCCGGACAATCAACGAGGCAAGAACAGTCCTTGCTGCACTGGAGCTGGGCGTGAATGCTCCAGCAATATACTATGTCAACCCTGTAGCCGGAGTAATAGTTATGGAGTATATCGATGCCCCTAGCCTCTACGAGATTATAGAAGCCAAACCCGAGGCAGCTAAAGAGTATGCACGACGCCTAGGCGAAGCCGTGGGGATTCTTCACGAGACTGGTATAAGCCATGGCGACTTGACTACAAGTAATGTACTCGTAAAAGATGGTGAGGTATACCTTATAGACTTTGGGCTAGCATCGCTGAAGAGTAGTGAGCGCGAGCAAGCTGTCGATGTCCACTTGTACATGCGTAGCCTCGAGTCAACGCATCCTGAACACGTGGATAGCTTGCTCGAAGCCTTCCTAGAGGGCTATAGCTCTACACGGGGGAGTTCATGGACAGAGAAGATTATGCAGCTAGTACGTGAGATAAGGCTTATGGGTAGATACCGGGAGGAGAGGCGGACAGCATGGCGCCAGGAAGAGTGA
- a CDS encoding PIN domain-containing protein, which translates to MGYSKRLKRVVYDTSILMLLYDGVDVFEESASLLLSSPECIIPSQVVEELRRLAERASSIHRRRAARLALEAIERKKCRIVDIEADNTDDAIISIVVNDPEAIVATADNELRRRLREMGLPNIYYRRSRHGLMLEGA; encoded by the coding sequence ATGGGGTATAGTAAAAGGCTAAAACGCGTAGTCTACGACACAAGCATCCTTATGCTCCTCTACGACGGTGTGGATGTTTTTGAGGAAAGCGCGTCGCTCCTTCTATCTAGTCCCGAGTGTATCATTCCAAGCCAGGTTGTGGAGGAGCTCAGGAGGCTCGCAGAGAGGGCTAGCTCGATACACCGTAGAAGAGCAGCACGTCTAGCGCTAGAGGCAATAGAGAGGAAGAAGTGTCGAATAGTGGATATTGAGGCGGACAATACAGATGATGCTATAATATCCATAGTTGTGAATGATCCAGAGGCTATTGTAGCTACAGCGGATAACGAGCTACGGCGACGGCTAAGGGAGATGGGTCTCCCTAACATATACTACCGTAGATCGCGACATGGACTAATGCTTGAAGGCGCTTAG
- a CDS encoding GTP-dependent dephospho-CoA kinase family protein codes for MGVLGSIFCMPEELRPLLASRAPRSMLVPSLNYVESMLRYARLIVVGDRVTRDALSLGLRPVLAVYDCTEMRYNVECPELPRDYRRVHVANPRSSISLEALNAIRDGIRSGRYTAIQVKGEEDLLAIPAILYADVDSIVVYGQPSRGVLLVHVDWYVKRLAWSLLRMFQPCDVPLEKAKE; via the coding sequence ATGGGTGTGCTGGGCTCCATTTTCTGTATGCCAGAGGAGCTTAGACCTCTTCTCGCGTCACGTGCGCCGCGCAGCATGCTAGTTCCTAGTCTTAACTATGTAGAGTCAATGCTAAGGTATGCTAGGCTAATAGTTGTAGGTGATAGAGTTACGAGAGACGCCCTAAGCCTAGGCTTAAGACCGGTACTCGCTGTATACGATTGCACGGAAATGCGCTACAATGTAGAGTGCCCAGAACTGCCAAGGGACTATCGCCGGGTCCATGTAGCTAATCCACGTTCATCGATATCCTTAGAGGCGCTTAACGCTATTCGTGACGGTATCCGCTCGGGACGTTATACTGCTATCCAGGTCAAGGGTGAGGAGGATCTACTAGCCATACCGGCCATCCTGTACGCCGATGTGGACTCTATAGTGGTTTATGGGCAGCCCTCGCGTGGCGTCCTACTAGTTCATGTAGACTGGTATGTTAAGAGGCTAGCCTGGAGCTTGCTGCGCATGTTCCAACCATGTGATGTGCCGCTGGAAAAGGCTAAAGAATAA
- the spt4 gene encoding transcription elongation factor subunit Spt4, whose protein sequence is MSARRVKVPPFKACRKCKSLVPREATRCPVCGSTDISEDWEGTLVVINPEMSLIAKRLEINRPGRYAIKVR, encoded by the coding sequence GTGTCTGCAAGGAGAGTCAAAGTACCACCCTTCAAAGCATGTAGGAAGTGCAAAAGCCTAGTGCCGCGGGAGGCCACTCGGTGCCCAGTTTGTGGCTCTACGGATATATCTGAAGATTGGGAGGGAACACTCGTAGTCATAAACCCGGAGATGTCGCTCATAGCAAAAAGGCTTGAGATAAACCGGCCTGGAAGATACGCAATAAAGGTACGGTAA
- a CDS encoding KEOPS complex subunit Pcc1, which translates to MAVNSELSIRVSLRIHSVGCSLAEAIAAAIRPDNKTAPPWMNIVERVEGDDLVIEVTARVGEAKRIGSIRNTVDEILEYLYSLLRSIEETTKTLKQSGDTHGGTGAVGNEPQTRRD; encoded by the coding sequence TTGGCTGTCAACTCTGAGTTGTCTATACGTGTTAGTCTTCGGATACACAGTGTAGGCTGCAGCCTGGCTGAGGCTATAGCTGCCGCTATACGCCCCGATAACAAGACAGCACCTCCTTGGATGAATATAGTTGAGCGTGTTGAGGGAGACGACCTGGTCATAGAGGTTACAGCGCGCGTCGGAGAGGCGAAGAGGATAGGATCTATCAGGAATACTGTAGACGAGATTCTCGAATACCTATACTCTCTGCTCCGGAGCATAGAGGAGACTACTAAGACTTTAAAGCAGTCCGGAGACACGCACGGCGGTACCGGGGCAGTGGGTAATGAGCCGCAGACCCGGCGGGACTAG
- a CDS encoding 30S ribosomal protein S24e, whose amino-acid sequence MSQPSTPMDVIELLRPKDGKKLEVDLGEGYEVYAVKDWYNPLIKRRELDVIILHVGKPTPSRMKLRYAFSKALGVDIKRLYIRKVLSEYGVGRTKAEIHVYDTPERALQFEPKYIIERNKLPEEEEEE is encoded by the coding sequence GTGTCTCAGCCAAGTACGCCTATGGATGTGATTGAGCTACTAAGACCTAAGGATGGGAAAAAGCTTGAGGTAGACCTAGGCGAGGGCTACGAGGTCTACGCGGTAAAGGACTGGTATAACCCGCTGATAAAGCGCCGTGAGCTAGACGTAATAATACTCCACGTGGGTAAGCCTACTCCGAGCCGCATGAAGCTCCGCTATGCCTTCTCCAAGGCTCTAGGTGTTGACATCAAGAGGCTCTACATCAGGAAGGTCCTAAGCGAGTACGGTGTTGGGAGGACAAAGGCCGAGATACACGTATATGACACTCCAGAGCGTGCGCTACAGTTCGAGCCTAAGTACATTATAGAGCGTAACAAGCTGCCAGAGGAAGAGGAAGAAGAGTAA
- a CDS encoding 30S ribosomal protein S3ae: MSRRPGGTRDKWRLKKWYEVIAPPVFGNVSLGTTPADDPRKLIGRVMETTLYDITGDFSLVHVHLFFQITDVDEENLKAFTRFKGHELARDYMKSLIRRKSSKVQGIYNVVTKDGYGLRITGVVLTTYRCKTSQKKAIRKIMGNIITKRASEMTLDELIKAMLFGQLANEIFEEAKKIYPLRKVEIYKSKLLTVPGPDGKPQPAVVVSPLMYEIR, encoded by the coding sequence ATGAGCCGCAGACCCGGCGGGACTAGAGATAAGTGGCGTCTAAAGAAATGGTACGAAGTAATAGCACCACCAGTATTCGGGAATGTGAGCCTCGGCACTACCCCGGCCGACGACCCGCGTAAGCTAATTGGCAGAGTAATGGAGACAACCCTCTACGACATAACCGGCGACTTCTCGCTCGTGCATGTACACTTGTTCTTCCAGATAACCGATGTAGACGAGGAGAACCTCAAGGCATTCACCAGGTTTAAGGGCCACGAGCTAGCCCGCGACTACATGAAGAGCCTCATAAGGAGGAAGAGCAGCAAGGTTCAGGGTATATACAACGTGGTCACCAAGGATGGGTACGGTCTCCGTATAACTGGCGTTGTCCTCACAACATACCGGTGTAAGACAAGCCAGAAGAAAGCCATTAGGAAGATAATGGGTAACATAATAACTAAGCGTGCATCCGAGATGACACTAGACGAGCTCATAAAGGCGATGCTCTTTGGTCAGCTAGCTAACGAGATATTCGAAGAGGCAAAGAAGATATACCCACTACGTAAGGTCGAGATATACAAGTCAAAGCTGCTAACAGTGCCAGGTCCCGACGGTAAGCCACAGCCCGCAGTAGTAGTATCCCCGCTAATGTATGAGATACGTTAA
- a CDS encoding SPOUT family RNA methylase has translation MEGRLLASRECQLLLVKTILGMERVAASYIAEMDPDARIEPAPRGFRGLVLVEASKDKYELAREIEAKVPEVEKVVVAEACTEADPAKIAETAAALAPRFISSNETFAVRTVRRGRHGFTSIDVNVVVGDAVRRATGAQVNLRYPDKVVAVEIIQDLALIAFYPGSREWRKMKPGKYPLYKLFRRFSIVQMPYLGPLDACRTMGVRVGREVQNFEVGELVVAPIGLVDARQLYEFLGGVFEGIESRYQIQRRSYGRDVRRVPVYVQDLYQLVRSRHGEPIIVFEPEGDPISKRAKDVLEIVKRGRRVTLLFGSREGIPEGVYRFADLVLDIAPGITLSTEYAAAAALIAIGSVVHDELAAEQVNGEDSAADKQPKDAA, from the coding sequence TTGGAGGGTCGGCTATTGGCTAGCCGCGAGTGTCAGCTGCTACTAGTCAAGACTATCCTCGGCATGGAGCGCGTAGCTGCCAGCTATATAGCCGAGATGGACCCTGATGCTCGCATAGAGCCTGCACCCCGGGGATTTAGAGGCTTAGTGCTCGTCGAGGCCTCCAAGGACAAGTATGAACTAGCCCGGGAGATCGAGGCTAAGGTGCCAGAGGTCGAAAAGGTAGTAGTCGCTGAGGCCTGCACGGAGGCCGATCCTGCTAAAATAGCTGAAACAGCAGCAGCTCTGGCTCCCCGCTTTATATCGAGCAATGAGACCTTCGCGGTAAGAACAGTGAGGCGTGGAAGGCATGGCTTCACTAGCATTGATGTAAATGTTGTAGTAGGTGATGCAGTGAGACGCGCCACAGGTGCACAAGTCAACCTTAGATACCCTGATAAGGTTGTGGCTGTGGAAATAATACAGGATTTGGCGCTTATCGCGTTCTACCCTGGATCGCGTGAATGGCGCAAAATGAAGCCTGGCAAGTATCCCTTATACAAGCTCTTCCGCCGATTCTCCATAGTGCAGATGCCATACCTTGGCCCTCTTGATGCTTGTAGGACTATGGGCGTAAGAGTTGGGAGAGAAGTCCAGAACTTCGAGGTAGGCGAACTAGTAGTAGCGCCGATAGGATTAGTCGATGCCCGGCAGCTCTATGAGTTTCTCGGAGGAGTATTTGAGGGTATAGAGTCACGCTACCAGATACAACGTAGAAGCTATGGTAGAGATGTCCGCCGTGTGCCCGTATACGTGCAGGACCTGTACCAGTTAGTCAGGAGCAGGCACGGCGAGCCCATAATAGTGTTTGAGCCCGAGGGCGACCCAATATCGAAACGTGCTAAAGACGTGCTGGAGATAGTGAAACGCGGTAGAAGGGTGACATTACTCTTCGGCTCACGTGAAGGGATACCAGAGGGTGTCTACAGGTTTGCAGACCTAGTCCTTGACATAGCACCGGGGATAACACTATCGACGGAGTATGCAGCTGCCGCAGCCCTCATAGCTATAGGAAGTGTTGTGCATGACGAGCTAGCAGCTGAGCAGGTGAACGGCGAGGATTCAGCTGCAGACAAGCAGCCTAAGGATGCAGCCTAG
- a CDS encoding 30S ribosomal protein S15: protein MAGKRRKKGRSHSTRPASPTVPKWVQYDPEEIEEIIVDLARKGYGPSMIGIILRDQFGIPLVKPILGKTIVEVLEEHGIKMVVPEDLFRLIEKAVNLRRHLEEHPKDTHAKKGLLDLESKIRRLAEYYKRVGKLPKDWRYDPQRAKLLIAGGLYQEQ from the coding sequence ATGGCTGGTAAGAGGAGAAAGAAGGGTAGATCACATTCCACAAGGCCTGCTAGCCCAACCGTGCCGAAGTGGGTGCAGTATGACCCAGAAGAGATTGAAGAGATAATCGTGGACCTAGCGAGGAAGGGCTACGGCCCCAGCATGATAGGCATTATTCTGAGAGACCAGTTCGGTATACCGTTGGTAAAGCCCATACTAGGCAAGACGATAGTCGAGGTCCTCGAGGAACACGGAATAAAGATGGTAGTTCCCGAAGACCTCTTCCGCCTAATAGAGAAGGCTGTAAACCTACGTCGCCACCTAGAGGAGCACCCCAAGGACACTCACGCCAAGAAAGGTCTATTGGACCTAGAGTCCAAGATACGCAGGCTAGCAGAGTACTACAAGAGGGTAGGGAAGCTGCCGAAGGACTGGCGCTACGACCCACAGCGCGCAAAGCTGCTAATAGCGGGCGGTCTCTACCAGGAGCAGTAA
- the kae1 gene encoding KEOPS complex N(6)-L-threonylcarbamoyladenine synthase Kae1 has protein sequence MVNVATQSSSEKLRGDPSKLYHGLDWSRETYVLGIESTAHTFGVGIASTRPPYILANVRDVYRPEKGGIHPREAASHHARVAPRVLSEALRQAGLSIGDIDAIAVALGPGLGPALRVGATIARGLAAYYSKPLVPVNHALAHIEIGRLATGLKDPLVLYVSGGNTMVAAFAKKRYRVFGETLDIALGNLLDTFARDAGLAPPYIVEGLHVVDRCAQEAEKPADLPYVVKGMDVSFSGLLTAALRMWKSRAAERPSICLGLREVAYGAAVEVAERGLAHTRKKSILVTGGVAASPVLRSKIEDMARYHGALAGYPPLPLAGDNGAMIAWVGLLNFLAGITIRPEEAVVKQRWRLDSVEVPWR, from the coding sequence GTGGTAAATGTGGCCACACAGAGTTCGTCAGAGAAGCTAAGGGGTGACCCCAGCAAGCTATACCACGGGCTAGACTGGAGCCGCGAAACCTATGTTCTCGGCATCGAGTCTACGGCTCACACTTTTGGCGTAGGTATAGCCTCTACAAGACCGCCCTACATTCTGGCTAATGTCCGCGACGTATACCGCCCAGAGAAGGGTGGTATACACCCTAGAGAGGCGGCTAGCCACCACGCCAGGGTCGCACCTAGAGTCCTCTCCGAGGCTTTGCGACAGGCAGGCCTCAGTATAGGCGATATAGACGCTATAGCCGTAGCTCTTGGGCCAGGGCTCGGCCCGGCGCTCCGAGTAGGCGCTACGATAGCCCGTGGGCTTGCCGCATACTACTCGAAACCACTTGTGCCGGTAAACCATGCACTAGCCCACATAGAGATAGGGAGACTTGCTACAGGGCTCAAAGACCCGCTAGTCCTCTACGTCTCTGGAGGAAATACGATGGTGGCGGCTTTCGCTAAGAAGCGCTACCGCGTCTTCGGCGAGACGCTTGACATAGCTCTAGGCAATCTCCTAGATACGTTTGCGAGGGATGCAGGCCTCGCACCGCCATACATAGTAGAAGGGCTCCATGTTGTGGACCGGTGTGCTCAGGAGGCGGAAAAGCCGGCAGACCTCCCCTACGTCGTCAAGGGGATGGATGTATCGTTCTCTGGACTCCTAACAGCTGCCCTCCGGATGTGGAAGAGCCGAGCGGCTGAGCGTCCCTCCATATGCCTTGGACTACGGGAAGTAGCCTACGGAGCAGCTGTAGAGGTAGCAGAGAGAGGGCTAGCCCATACGAGAAAGAAGAGCATCCTGGTCACGGGCGGTGTTGCAGCTAGCCCTGTGCTCCGGAGCAAAATAGAAGACATGGCTAGGTATCATGGTGCGCTGGCTGGGTATCCACCTCTACCCCTAGCGGGAGACAATGGAGCCATGATAGCGTGGGTCGGCCTCCTAAACTTTCTAGCAGGTATAACAATTAGGCCCGAGGAAGCTGTGGTGAAGCAGCGTTGGAGGCTCGACAGCGTGGAGGTACCGTGGCGCTAG
- a CDS encoding DNA-directed RNA polymerase: MALLKGSVATLRPPEGDNLYMIYRVRDTVRIPPSLFGKPLEEAALQVLTEKYVGYVHPDMGIIVAIFDVKVKEEGRIIPGDGATYHESEYSVLAFRPQVKEVVEGIVVNAQQYGLWVNLGPVEGFAHVTQLMDDRVVFDPQRRALIGERSRRIVEIGDVVRARVVSVSIPSEPTMRPRIQLTLRQPYLGKPEWYQKTKQESS; this comes from the coding sequence TTGGCGCTCTTAAAGGGTAGTGTAGCAACGCTGAGGCCGCCCGAGGGTGACAACTTGTACATGATTTACCGGGTTAGAGACACGGTTCGGATACCGCCGAGTCTATTCGGCAAACCTCTTGAAGAGGCTGCGCTGCAAGTGCTCACAGAGAAGTATGTTGGGTACGTCCATCCTGATATGGGGATAATAGTGGCTATATTCGATGTCAAGGTTAAAGAGGAGGGGCGGATAATACCCGGCGATGGCGCTACTTATCACGAATCCGAGTATAGTGTACTTGCGTTTAGGCCTCAAGTGAAGGAGGTCGTTGAAGGTATAGTGGTTAACGCGCAGCAATACGGATTATGGGTAAACCTTGGCCCTGTTGAGGGCTTTGCACATGTGACACAGCTCATGGATGATCGTGTAGTGTTTGATCCTCAGCGTAGAGCGCTCATAGGAGAGCGTAGTAGGCGTATAGTAGAGATCGGTGATGTTGTAAGGGCAAGGGTAGTATCGGTGTCAATACCTTCAGAGCCAACAATGAGGCCGAGGATACAGCTTACACTAAGACAGCCCTATCTCGGTAAGCCAGAGTGGTACCAAAAAACCAAGCAAGAGTCCAGCTGA
- a CDS encoding metallophosphoesterase, which yields MKRILILSDIHGAVAKAKKLANLKRDLTIVAGDISSCGSIEEARAVLGELARHSPVVWIPGNCDSPELPSIEIEGTRCIHMRLYNHYGLALAGVGGSIHTPFGTPFEYSEEEFRAMLSKLEEVITGNSSDSLILVSHTPPYMSGLDRVRGGAYVGSLSLREFVARVKPRLLVTGHIHEAWGVASVEGVLTVNPGPLEAGRYAVADIEPDKDIVRIRLAKLPETGD from the coding sequence ATGAAGCGCATACTCATACTCTCGGACATCCATGGCGCGGTTGCGAAGGCCAAGAAACTTGCAAACTTGAAGCGGGACTTGACTATAGTGGCTGGAGACATCTCCAGCTGTGGATCCATAGAGGAAGCTAGAGCTGTACTAGGAGAGCTTGCGCGACACTCGCCAGTAGTATGGATACCGGGTAACTGTGATAGCCCAGAGCTGCCCAGCATAGAGATTGAGGGCACACGATGTATCCACATGAGGCTGTATAATCACTATGGGTTAGCCTTAGCTGGTGTGGGGGGTTCGATACATACTCCTTTCGGCACGCCGTTCGAGTATAGCGAGGAAGAATTCCGAGCAATGCTCAGCAAACTAGAGGAAGTCATAACCGGAAACAGTAGTGACAGCTTGATACTAGTATCACATACGCCGCCCTATATGAGTGGGCTGGATCGGGTACGAGGAGGCGCCTACGTTGGTAGCCTGAGTCTCCGCGAGTTTGTGGCACGGGTAAAGCCGCGCCTGCTAGTCACTGGGCACATACATGAGGCGTGGGGTGTCGCAAGCGTTGAAGGAGTGCTTACCGTCAATCCCGGTCCGCTAGAAGCTGGGAGGTATGCAGTTGCCGACATAGAGCCGGACAAGGATATTGTGAGGATACGTCTCGCGAAACTACCTGAGACCGGGGACTAG
- a CDS encoding XTP/dITP diphosphatase, protein MAPGRVIYVATSNMHKVEEINAVLQECGYRVEPIDAPKLEIQGDLKRVALYAAATAYSIVGKPVLVEDAGLFIEALRGFPGPYSSYVYKTIGIDGILRLMKGVDNRRAYFYSVIALAYGGGLALFEGRCDGYIADGPRGDKGFGFDPIFIPEGDNRTFAEMDVEEKNKYSHRARAARALCSWLERNQQVLTS, encoded by the coding sequence ATGGCGCCAGGAAGAGTGATTTACGTTGCGACTTCAAACATGCATAAGGTAGAGGAGATAAACGCTGTCCTCCAAGAATGTGGATATCGCGTTGAGCCTATAGATGCGCCTAAGCTGGAGATACAGGGAGATCTAAAGCGCGTAGCCCTCTATGCAGCAGCGACCGCCTACAGTATAGTCGGGAAGCCGGTCCTCGTAGAAGATGCCGGTCTCTTCATAGAGGCTCTTCGCGGATTCCCAGGGCCATACTCATCTTACGTCTACAAAACTATAGGTATTGATGGCATCCTGCGCTTGATGAAAGGTGTTGATAATAGGCGGGCATACTTCTACTCGGTAATAGCTCTCGCATATGGTGGTGGTTTAGCCTTATTCGAAGGCAGATGCGACGGATACATCGCCGATGGGCCTCGCGGTGACAAGGGCTTCGGGTTTGACCCCATATTCATACCTGAGGGAGACAATAGAACCTTTGCGGAGATGGATGTAGAGGAGAAGAATAAGTACTCTCACCGTGCCCGCGCGGCGCGTGCTCTATGTAGTTGGCTAGAGAGGAATCAACAAGTGCTAACCAGCTAG
- a CDS encoding 30S ribosomal protein S27ae, with amino-acid sequence MAKEGLKLYVHKLYEYDYNTGTIKRKNKICPRCGSFMAFHKKPVPRWHCGKCGHTEFVREAKG; translated from the coding sequence ATGGCGAAGGAGGGGCTTAAGCTCTACGTGCACAAGCTATACGAGTACGACTATAACACTGGTACAATAAAGCGAAAGAACAAGATATGCCCACGATGCGGCAGCTTCATGGCGTTCCACAAGAAGCCGGTGCCGAGGTGGCATTGTGGTAAATGTGGCCACACAGAGTTCGTCAGAGAAGCTAAGGGGTGA